Part of the Arsenicicoccus sp. oral taxon 190 genome, TACTCCGGCATGAAGTTCGGCATGTTCTTCCTCGGCGAGTACATCAACATGTTCACCGTCTCGGCGCTCGCCACCACGATGTTCCTCGGGGGCTGGCAGGTGCCGCCGCCGCTGACGATGATCAACGACGGGATGCTCAACCACGGCTGGTGGGGGCTGCTCTGGTTCACCATCAAGCTCTGGATGTTCATGTTCGTCTTCGTCTGGGTCCGCGGCACCCTGCCGCGTACCCGCTACGACCACTTCATGGCCTTCGGCTGGAAGATGCTGATCCCCCTCACCCTCGTGTGGGTGCTCGCCGTCGCCTTCGTCCGCGCCGCGATGCTCGGTCACCTGGGTGAGGCCTCGGTGAGCTTCGCCGGCCGCTCCTTCTACGTCTCGCTGCTGATCATCATCGGGCTCTTCCTCATCGCGGCCCTCGTCGCCACGTGGCTCGTCGAGAGCCGCAACGAGGCCAAGCGGGAGGCCGCCCGGCCCGAGCACCCCGCCGAGGTGGACCCCTTCGCGGGTGGGCACCCCGTCCCGCCGATGCCGGGCCAGAGCCTGCGCGAGCCGACATACGCCGCCCACCGCAGCGTCGGCGCGGCCCCCGCCATGAGCCAGACCTCATCGCCCGACCACGAGGAGGACCACCGTGGCTGACCCCCAGGAGCCGCACGGCAGCTCCCTCGACCCCTCGTCCTCGCGGCGGGGCGGCGAGGTGAGCCGTGAGCACCGCGCGTCCGACGAGCCCACCAAGGCCTCGCCGCTGATCGAGGCGCTCGGCCCGCAGGCCGGGTTCGGCGTCTCGCTGCGCACCTTCTTCCGCAAGCGCTACACCGAGGAGTACCCCGAGGTGAAGCGCCCCACGGCGCCTCGCTTCCACGGTCGGCACCAGCTCAACCGTCACCCCGACGGGCTGGAGAAGTGCGTGGGCTGCGAGCTGTGCGCGTGGGCGTGCCCCGCGGACGCGATCCTCGTCGAGGGCGCGGACAACACCGAGGAGGCGCGTTTCTCCCCGGGCGAGCGCTACGGCCGCGTCTACCAGATCAACTACCTGCGGTGCATCTTCTGCGGCCTGTGCATCGAGGCGTGCCCGACGCGGGCGCTGACGATGACCAACTTCTACGAGCTGGCCGACCACACCCGCGGCGAGATGATCTTCGAGAAGCACCAGCTCCTCGCGCCCCTGCAGGAGGGGATGCTGGCGCCGCCGCACCCCATGGTCGAGGGCATGGAGGAGCGCGACTACTTCCGCGGTCGCGTCGACCGGTCCACCGACGCCCAGCGACGGTGGGTCGACGATCGTGAGGCGGCGCCGGTCGACGGCACCGCCCCCACCGGGGACCCCGTCGAGGGCGTCGACACGGTCAGCTCCGGCCGGCAGGCCACTCGTGACTCGGTGAAGGGGGTCCGGCGATGAGCGGCGGCGAGGGCGTGCTGTTCTGGGTCCTGGCGATCATCTGCTTCCTCGCGGCGCTCGGGCTGGTCTTCGCCCGGCGGGCCGTCTACGCCGCCATGTGCATGGCGGTCATCATGATCAACCTCGGGGTGATCTACCTGGCCCAGGGCGCCGACTTCCTCGGCGTCGTGCAGGTGATCGTCTACACCGGCGCGGTCATGATGCTCTTCCTCTTCGTGCTGATGATGATCGGCGTCGACTCCTCCGACTCGACGGTCGAGACCCACAAGGGGGTCCGCGTCTGGGGCGTGCTGCTCGGTCTCGGGCTCGGTGCGCTGATGATCGCGGTGCTGGGCCAGTCCCAGCTGCCCCCGACCAAGGGGCTCGCGCAGGCCAACGCCGACGGCAACGTCCACGGCCTCGCCAACCTCATCTTCGGGCCCTACGTGTGGACCTTCGAGCTCACCTCGGCGCTGCTCATCACCGCGGCGCTGGCGGCGATGGTGCTGGCGCACCGGGAGCGGCTCATCCCCAAGACCAGCCAGCGGGCCCACGCCGAGCGGCGCTTCCGGACGGGCCGGTTCCCGGCCGGTCTGCCGGCGCCCGGCGTCTACGCCCGGCACAACGCCGTCGACACCCCCGCGCTGCTGCCCGACGGCACCCCCTCCGAGCTCTCGGTCAGCCGGGTGCTCGAGGCGCGGGACCAGGT contains:
- the nuoI gene encoding NADH-quinone oxidoreductase subunit NuoI — its product is MIEALGPQAGFGVSLRTFFRKRYTEEYPEVKRPTAPRFHGRHQLNRHPDGLEKCVGCELCAWACPADAILVEGADNTEEARFSPGERYGRVYQINYLRCIFCGLCIEACPTRALTMTNFYELADHTRGEMIFEKHQLLAPLQEGMLAPPHPMVEGMEERDYFRGRVDRSTDAQRRWVDDREAAPVDGTAPTGDPVEGVDTVSSGRQATRDSVKGVRR
- a CDS encoding NADH-quinone oxidoreductase subunit J produces the protein MSGGEGVLFWVLAIICFLAALGLVFARRAVYAAMCMAVIMINLGVIYLAQGADFLGVVQVIVYTGAVMMLFLFVLMMIGVDSSDSTVETHKGVRVWGVLLGLGLGALMIAVLGQSQLPPTKGLAQANADGNVHGLANLIFGPYVWTFELTSALLITAALAAMVLAHRERLIPKTSQRAHAERRFRTGRFPAGLPAPGVYARHNAVDTPALLPDGTPSELSVSRVLEARDQVAQPGQFEGIEHAIEREIEEGRTR